In Caretta caretta isolate rCarCar2 chromosome 4, rCarCar1.hap1, whole genome shotgun sequence, one genomic interval encodes:
- the SMARCAD1 gene encoding SWI/SNF-related matrix-associated actin-dependent regulator of chromatin subfamily A containing DEAD/H box 1 isoform X3: protein MGKYQSLFTKMSKTNGLSEDIIWNCKILLKEREVVLKLMNKCEDISNKLTKQVTRITEDGGCGWNIEQPSILNQSMELKPYQKIGLNWLALLHKHGLNGILADEMGLGKTIQAIAFLAYLYQEGDKGPHLIVVPASTLDNWIREVNLWCPALDVLFYYGSQEDRKQLRIDINNKVVNFNVIVTTYNSAISSADDRSLFRRLKLNYAIFDEGHMLKNMGSVRYQHLMTINAKNRLLLTGTPVQNNLLELMSLLNFVMPHMFSGSTSEIRRMFSSKTKAAEEHSIYEKERIAHAKQIIKPFILRRVKDEVLKQLPPKKDLIELCDMSEKQEQLYYDLFNKLKKSFDSQEKNSEMGNVMMQLRKMANHPLLHRQYYTADKLKMMSTLMLKEPTHCDANPDLIFEDMSVMTDFELHLLCKQYASVSDFKLEMDTILDSGKFRTLERILSDLKDKGDRVVLFSQFTMMLDILEVLLKQQQHRYIRLDGKTQISERIHLIDEFNTDMGIFVFLLSTKAGGLGINLTSANIVILHDIDCNPYNDKQAEDRCHRVGQTREVQVIKLISKGTIEESMLKISQQKLKLEQDMTAVDLGEEGTIPADIATLLKASLGL from the exons ttTACAAAAATGAGTAAGACAAACGGATTATCAGAAGATATTATATGGAACTGTAAAATATTGCTcaaagagagagaggtggttCTAAAACTCATGAACAAATGTGAAGACATTTCAAATAAATTGACAAAACAAGTTACCAGGATCACTGAAGATGGAGGATGTGGATGGAACATAGAGCAACCTTCCATTCTGAATCAAAG TATGGAGCTCAAGCCATATCAGAAGATAGGTTTGAACTGGCTAGCACTACTGCATAAACATGGATTGAATGGTATTTTAGCTGATGAAATG GGTTTAGGAAAAACGATACAAGCTATTGCATTCCTGGCATACCTCTACCAAGAGGGTGATAAAGGTCCTCATTTGATTGTTGTGCCAGCTTCAACTTTAG ATAACTGGATAAGAGAGGTTAATCTGTGGTGTCCTGCTCTTGATGTCCTTTTTTATTATG GATCCCAAGAGGATCGTAAGCAACTCAGAATTGACATTAATAATAAAGTTGTAAATTTCAATGTGATTGTGACCAC GTATAACTCCGCAATTAGCAGTGCAGATGACCGTAGTCTGTTTCGCCGGCTGAAGCTTAATTATGCAATCTTTGATGAGGGTCACATGTTGAAGAACATGGGTTCTGTACGCTACCAGCACCTAATGACAATTAAc GCAAAGAATCGTCTGCTGCTAACAGGAACTCCAGTTCAAAATAACCTGTTGGAATTAATGTCTCTGTTGAATTTTGTCATGCCACACATGTTCAGTGGTAGCACCAGTGAAATCCGGAGGATGTTCTCTTCAAAAACA AAAGCTGCTGAAGAACACAGTATATATGAAAAGGAGAGGATCGCTCATGCGAAGCAGATCATAAAGCCATTTATCTTGAGAAGAGTAAAGGATGAG GTCCTTAAACAACTACCCCCAAAAAAAGATCTTATTGAGTTGTGTGATATGTCAGAGAAACAGGAACAGCTGTACTATGATCTCTTCAACAAACTAAAGAAATCTTTTGACAGCCAGG AGAAAAACTCAGAAATGGGCAATGTCATGATGCAGCTTAGAAAAATGGCAAATCATCCTCTCTTACACCGCCAGTATTACACAGCGGACAAACTGAAGATGATGTCAACGCTTATGCTCAAG GAACCCACGCATTGTGATGCCAATCCTGACCTCATCTTCGAAGATATGTCTGTGATGACAGATTTTGAGCTGCATTTGCTTTGTAAACAGTATGCTAGTGTCAGTGACTTTAAGTTAGAGATGGATACCATTTTGGATTCCGGAAAATTTAGAACACTAGAGCGCATCCTCTCTGACCTTAAAGACAAG ggTGATAGAGTTGTATTGTTTAGCCAGTTTACTATGATGCTGGACATTTTAGAAGTTCTCCTAAAACAGCAACAGCACCGATATATTAGGCTGGATGGGAAGACACAGATTTCTGAAAG GATACATCTGATAGATGAATTCAATACAGACATGGGTATTTTTGTATTCCTGCTTTCGACCAAAGCTGGTGGCCTAGGAATAAATTTGACTTCAGCCAATATTGTCATTCTTCATGACATTGACTGCAACCCTTACAATGACAAGCAAGCAGAAGATCGATGCCATAGAGTAGGTCAGACCAG aGAAGTACAAGTCATAAAGCTAATCAGCAAAGGGACTATTGAGGAATCTATGCTCAAAATCAGTCAgcagaagttgaagctagagcaAGATATGACTGCAGTAGATTTAG GAGAAGAAGGGACCATTCCAGCAGATATAGCCACATTATTAAAAGCTTCATTAGGTCTGTAA